Genomic segment of Arachis hypogaea cultivar Tifrunner chromosome 16, arahy.Tifrunner.gnm2.J5K5, whole genome shotgun sequence:
ATGCCTAATCCAAAACATACCAATTGAAATGGACGGGAAATATAATTAAGAAAGTGGTTAACATGACTCCATCATGTAATTAAACTAAAGAGCACAATTAAGATGGCACATTGCTTAGGCAACATTGAAAATTACTGGCATTACAATGACACCAGCCACCTAATCCACAGCCCCAATTCaaggaaaaataaacaaataaattattgAAGGTTTATTGAAAAGTGTGGTAGGCTCACATGCCTGGCACAGATGGCACATATACTACTGTTCAATGTTTGAATGTGCTCATATAATAAGAACTCTATTGGTGCCTAATTGGATGAAAATAAGGACAAGATGGTGAGGGTTACAATTCAATTCAATACAAGAAACAAAGATTGCTACAAACCAAGCATTTCCACTGTGTTAATGGTACAAGGGTCATGTTTACTCACTGTACTATATATGGCCCCTTTGCTTTTTGGTCTTCAGCTTCAATGGATAACCTAACCCCTTTCTATATCTATGACCACTCACATTGTCATTTTGTTGGGGGGTTTGGAAAGTGGAAACCATATATGGGTTTGGAACTAATTAATTGTATGGCCTtctgaaatttaaaaatatatatatagtattcgattattctttttactttttaaagGCCTAATagcaagataaaaaaaaaaagatctacTTTGGATagtttgaataaataatttaattaaatttaaaaaaaattcaaatataagaacttatattaaaaataacttataaataaattattttatatctgattttttagttacaaaagtatttattttaaatgaGAAATGATAAAAATTGTTTATTATAAGAGAActcatcttttttaatttttctataaacattttaaataattttttaaaaagttataaaataattttaaagatgatactaaatattaatgttataattttttataagttaaaagttTCAAAATTAGTTATGCACTTATCCAAACTAACCCTTAATACTTAATAGTACCCTTTATCAAGTACCAAAtattcttttcctctttcttttccacatcaaactcaaataaaaaggatgggtaaaatagttaaaataaatttattcaatttaGTATGGGTTTAGTTTCTCTAACATACAATAATTGAtagtaaaaaaaagatataagtagtatttaattattttatgaataaatGATACTTTTATTTCTTACAAGAtgtttaaaaatgatattttctgttttttctatttatagaatatttattgctctttctttcaaaattaaaataatctacACTTTATGTCATTTGACCAAAATATTCCTTAATAATGAttataattagaatttaattttgatgcattaacaatgtaaaaaaatttatacaattaTCTAATTAGAGTCATGcgttcaaataaatttttaattagtggtttgaattttttttaatgtagcaatgaaaaattgattttctATTAAAATTCTTTTATACTGATATagtatatgaaaattaaattttaataattatatatgtaaattattgataattatttgattaattcaaataataatataatatatatttattactattgtaataaatttatttatttttaatattttataacctaatataaaatattaataattatatattttatattattattatttgaattaaaaaatattttttctaatttatatataatatagtaattattaaatAGTATTTTAGATAAATAGACTAAAATGTATGTCCTTTCAGTCttataaaagagaagagaaatatgTATTTTATGAATAAGGAGAAGAGAATTATCATTTAAACATCTCAAAAAAGAGAGtcattttttcttattcttttatcaATTCGATTATTTACTAATGTATCCTACCGATGATATTAGACACCAAAAAGAATACTACCGATGATATTAAAGAAACACTTTGGATTGAATTCATGGCTTCTATCATGAACGTTCGGTTTTATCACTCTTATACCTTATTCCAAACATTTTGGTATAAGTTTTAAATTGGTTTTTTTGTCTTGTTACATGGCTCTAGCCAGCAAAATTTagagaataataaataaactacTTTGCTTTTTCTTATAGTAAGTTCTCTTATTAGTAATGTCTTAATCCATAGTGCTTCTTTAAGTATGACACATTTTACGACGTTAAATAATTGAAGCAAGTCTGCCAAATTCTCAATATCAGAATTAATTAGGTCTAACTACTTTAATCTCATTATTAGATTAAGTCACTACAATACGGACGGAGGATTGCGGCGGCCAGTTAGCGTCGGTTCATGTAATTACTATTAAGTTGAAAGATTGCGGTTGTTTGATCGGTGATTTTATTAACCGCAgcaatatttgataaattaatctaatacctgctAAAGCCTAAAAGATTATTTTAATTTGGAACTTTTTCAGAATCTGTACATTTGAACTTCTCTCAAATACCCTAATCCACAAATCCTCTTTCTCCCACAAACCCTTACCAATCCGTTGTCTTTCACTGCGGCGTTACCATCATCACTCAACGTGACGTCGTCGTCGTTGTTGCCACTCTATCTTGGAAGCTGACAATTTTCTGCCGCTTTTTCACCGAAATCGCTGCTCCTTCACTGTTCTTCACCAATCGTTGTTCGTTGCCGCTTTGCCATGGCTCCGTCGTCTCTTTGTCATGCTTCCTTTCCGTTATCGAGGACCCTGGTTAgtgttttttccctttttatatttttttttggtgtgatttgaaaaagtaaaataacaagaagcTTGAGAGCACCACTATCAAGAACAAGTTCGCACACTGGACTCTATCGGCAGAACAAGTACTCTGATTCAAAGAGTGTGCCACTTCTGAATCTCACTCATTCTCATCTTACATGGTTTAACTTCTAGCATTAGTCTTATGCTCTCATATTTATCATGAACCTAAACAATttgaattattatattattatttaataaaagaagaatttcattaaGATGAGGAAAATGATAACATAAAATAGAGGATAGAAGTTGGATCAAGGTTTATCGTAATGGCGATCTTGTTATTGTGTTATTAATTTGTGCTTTGCGTTGAGCTATCTTTGTGCATTATGCAATGTATCTTCTTATTGTTTATATTGACTAATATGAGGTACTTTTCGTTGCAGTGTGTTGTTTTGGAGCTAATGAATATGAAGAAGGAGCTTATTTATTAATTTGTCAAAGTGATTAATACATCAATGCAAGATTATTTTATTGTTAGTTTAAAGGTGAATATTACTATGACCTCAAATGGATTCATTTTGTACTCAAACATTGTAATTAGATTTTATGATCAATTATTGATTATTATGTTTATCTTCTTATATTAGTTAAGTTCATCGCatgtatattaataatattaagtgTATTTTCTAATGTAAATATCTTAAATTTGATCAATCATTATGTAAAAGAAAATAGgagtatgacaaaaaaaaaaaagggtcaaGAGCGTGTAATATtaccaattttttaatttcacGGTAGATTGCGGCGGTTTAAACTGCTTATTTTTTTTAACCCGTGTGCTAAATTGCGGTGGTTTTAGAACCGCCGGTAAACATGACGGAAATTGTGTCATTCACATTTGTCGGCGGTTTTTTACACGATGGCCGCAAAATATTGATTTAGTGGCGGTTATACTGGCAGTTACTAAAAACCGCCACCAAACTTAGTGCCGGCGCCAATATCCTTGGCAGTATGATGAACCGCCGGCCATTGATTTTGTGGCGGTTTAAAACTGCCGCTAATTAAGAAAAAAACCGTCACCATTACACGCTCCGTTGTAGTGAGTTACAACAAAATTGGTGGACTCTATAGAACATTCTATATatgtaaaaacttatttttcttaaaattccaTATCTCAACCTTTAAAATTGCATAGCTAGgtaaaatttacattaattaaaGCTACAATCTACTTCCAATGCAGCAAGCTACCTTTGAAGTTTGAACACAAGAGGTCAATGTTCATTCTTTCAGTCCCATATTTACGTGCGTCTTGTTTCACtcccataatttttttaaactgtTAGTAAACAAATCTGATGATCAAATTTATTAAGGGAATAGGAGAAAGATAAATTCTGTGAGTTTGATTTGAGTAAGATACATAAATTTGGAGATAAATTTGTGcattaaaaatgtttaaaaattaaGTTACACAAATCTAAAAATCATATTTGtacattataaaattttaaaaatttaggcatataaatttatattttttatatgattaaatACACCATATTTTAACAATACTGCTAAACACCATTACAGGACACATTCTTAGATATGAAAGGAATTTCTTAATAACATTCCAGCCATGAAAATTTTAGAAcccaataaataataataataataataataataataataataataataataataaacaaaatgAGACAACAATATTATAAGACGGAAGAATGTCCCAACAAAAAATTGCTTTTCGTTCATTCCAATTTCCATCCATACCTCTGTCTACTCATAAGAATATGTATTtgctaagataaaaaaaaaaaaaaatattccatcACCATGAGTGTCTGTGATGATAATaaaaaaaccttaatttattataataataaattattttaataatattaaatttaaaatttattaattaaagattcatcTGTCTctgaaaatttaaaaactaaccgctaataaataaaaatatttatattttaatgtgaTAGAAGAAAGTAATATTGTTGAAAGATGAAAGATTaagataattaattaaaacaGTGAAACAAATTTGAAGTTAATTGAATGTTTGGAGTTTGAGATAGATGGCAACAAATAGGTCCAACCGTATAAGATATTGGACCCACAGCATTAAcccctattattttttattttttatttgttaatttgaTAAAAGATTTTCTCTTTAGCTATTGGACCCTCTCTGCCTCAGGCTCTGTTCAAGGATGAACACACAGCCATCAATGGATGAATAAATCAAAGGTATGACCTTCAAAATTCAGAATAAAGAACGAACCTCTTTCATTCTGGAAACTTCCATTTCTCATGGCTTCAAATTGATCACGATCTGTTCTTCACAACCATGCATATAGGTACGCAAACGCAAAACTCCAATTAATGCGTTTTTTCCATGATTTCTTAGGTGCTCTTTTCGACTTTATGATTCGTTAGGGGGAAtatgagttttgtgtggaataaTGATGATGGTGCTATGAATTTGAGGAATTCTTGAGTTGGTTATGGAATGATATGTTCTTTTTTCATGTAATTGGTGGAACCATTGGGGACTTGTCAAGAAGAAGAGAGGGCTAATTGAATTTTGAGCATTTAATTAATGGATGGTTCTGAAAGGTGAAGAATTGTATGAATTAGGATGAATTGAGCTTAGATGTTTGCTCCCATGGTGATTTTACTGGAACTTCTGAAAGTTGTTGTTCTGCATGCTCCATTTTCATTGGGGTAGGCATGTTTCAGCTAACTGCATTTGGcctcttttaattttatactagAACCATTTTATGTTCATGCGAAATCCAGCTCCCATTCTGCGATTTGATTTCGTTTCAGTTGGTTTTGTGcacattttgtttattttatctgCTTTGGTATGAGATTCAGATATTCTTAAGTACTGTAGTGTTTAGTTGCTGATCTAAGGTTTTGCATGGACACAAACTTTTGGTGACACTATTGGAAATATCTCAATAATGGAGTCTACTTTAATCACTTAATGTTGTTGGATGACTTGGcaaagaagaaaatataaaaatggaGCTATTTTAGTATTAGaaattttccttcttttttttttcttttggtaatATGTGTTTGTTATGATGTTACCAAAGCAGGTCAAACGAGTACAACTTCAGCGAAATGTCTCATCAACAGCATTTCACGATTCATTCATCTAGTTTCTTGCCATACGGTAAAGCCTACCCCCCTTAAGAAGAACTTTGATAATATGGTTAGTGTGTTGAAGCGTTTGAAACCTGTGCTCGATGATGTTGTGGATCACAATCTCCTTTTGGAGGAAAATCTGTATAGAGAATGCGAGGAATTGGATATGTTGGTTAATGAAGCTAAAGAGCTCATTGAAAAATGGGGCCCAAAGATGAGCAAGATTCGCAGCGTAAGTAGTTACATATATTCTTATGTTCAATTTGATATCATTATAACGTTATTGCATTTGGTAAGTCTTTTCTCTGGAAGATGTTAACTCTTTTTTTGGGGTTGTTCTATTTTCAGGTTCTTCGAAGTGGTGAATTGCTGATCAAGTTACAGAGTGCTTCACTTGATATTTGTCGTGTGATTGTTAGATCCCTAAAGTCACCTTCAAATGCTTCAGTTTTGTCCAATCTTCAGGTATGCCAAAGTTGGAAGTTAATTGTTTCCCGATTACTATTGTCCTCACACCATTTCAGTTCCAACGGACAAGGAcggtaaaaaaataacaaaaaatcctCGTTTCTtctatttgttaaaatttttttggtataTTTGATCAATAAACTGTGAGACTAATTGTTTCaaacttttcagcaatatatgcaGGAACTTCAGGGTCTTAAGAAGGAGACAGCAGTGGTCTATATAGAAGAAGCACTTAGAAACCAAAGGAATAATGTTCAAACTTCAAATGATCGTCTAAAAGGAATTATTGAGTTACTTCACCTTACATCAAACCAGGAGCTTTTAAAAGAAAGTATTGCTGCGGAAAAGGAAAGGTTGAACACTGAAGTCAATAAAATGAAAGAGGAATTGGATGAAATTAACCAAATTGTGAATCTTGTCTGCAACTTACGCGAGTATGTGTTGAAATTTGAGTGCCGTGAAGTCAAACACGGTGTCTCTATCCCACAATACTTTAGATGTCCTTTATCATTGGAACTTATGTCAGAACCTGTTATTGTGGCTTCTGGTCAAACATACGAGAGGCAATCCATTCAAATGTGGCTTGATCATGGCCTGACTGTTTGTCCCAAGACTCATCAGAGACTTTCCCATACAAATCTTATTCCGAATTATACCGTGAAAGCTATGATAGCAAACTGGTGTGAGGAACATGCTGTCAAACTTCCCAATAACTCTAAGCCTAAAAGTTCTTACCATGTTTCAACCTCGTCAGATCATTCATTTCCTCAAGATTTTGATCCTGTGTGTAGTTTTGGGTCTTCACATAGTAGCTATTCCACTTCAAAATCGTCCCCTCAAACTGGAAGTGCATTTGAGAAGCAAAATGGTGATGGTTCTTTCAGACTAAGTGGAGAATCAAATGGATGCAGGAGTGGAGACACAGAAAAGTTTGACCACTCATCCCCTGAGGCTTCATGTAGTCACAGCAGAAGTGAATCAGTGTCAAGTTCTATTTCTAGCAGTGATTATGTATATCCAGTTTCAAAAGGGGTGTCAGCCATACCTAATAAGCATCAAAATGTGTTGTGCAGAGAAATCATAAATGAGCATCCTGCAAATAAAGAATCAGGGATTTCTACTCGGTTTTCAGGAAAGCAATCTCAAATCCCTGAATCCAAAATTGTAGGGGTGGAGAACGGAAATAATCATAgaaagaataataatattattaatagccACACGGAAGTTGATTCGGTTCCTGCTTCCAACTTACAGCATGATGAACTAACTACCATATCTCATGTCAACAAGTTGATTGAAGACCTTCAGAGTAAGTCAAATGAGGTGCAAACTGCTGCTGCAGAAGAATTGAGGCTCCTTACCAAGAATAACATGGAAAACCGTGTCATTGTTGGTAAGTGTGGCGCAGTTACACCATTACTTTCGCTGCTGTATTCGAATGTGAAGATAACACAAGAACATGCTGTGACAGCTCTTCTGAATTTGTCAATTTACGAGGACAACAAGTCTTTGATTATGGAAGCAGGAGCCATAGAACCACTGATCCACGTTTTGAAGACAGGAAATGATGGTGCCAAGGAGAATTCTGCAGCAGCACTATTCAGCCTCTCCGTAATAGAAAACAATAAGGAAAAAATTGGTCGTTCCAGTGCAGTTAAAGCTTTGGTGGATCTTCTAGCCTCAGGAACACTAAGGGGAAAGAAGGATGCTGCCACTGCTTTATATAACTTATCAATATTTCACGACAATAAAGCTCGGATAGTTCAAGCTGGAGCTGTGAAGTATCTGTCTCAGTTATTGGACCCAGCTGACAGAATGGTTGACAAGGCTGTTGCTCTTTTAGCAAATCTCTCAACAATTGCAGAGGGTCGAATAGAAATAACAAGGCAAGGGGGAATTCCCTTGCTAGTTGAAATTTTGGAGTCAGGTTCTCAAAGGGGGAAGGAAAATGCTGCTTCTATTCTCTTCCAACTATGCCTTCATAGTTCGAAGTTTTGTACCCTCGTTCTGCAAGAAGGAGCTGTACCACCCCTAGTTGCATTGTCTCAGTCCGGCACGACAAGAGCAAAAGAAAAGGTTTGGTTCCATAATTTGCTATTCCCATCTATGTAtttagcatttagggtttagggtttagtcttTTTCACTGTTGGTTGAAACTAAGTGCTGATATCATTTTAATCACACTTTCCCTTTGATCTAAATATCATTCCAGTAGAAACCATAATGCATGATATCCTAAAGGAAATATTAATTTTCAAACAGAATTTTCAGTTATGCACAAAACTTAACGGATTAGTGAAGTCATGACATGTATATCATTTCTCGAGCCATTAACTTGTTCTAAACTGCGGAAGAAAAGCTAATGTGTTGTCCGAATGCATGCAGGCGCAACAGCTACTCAGTCATTTCCGTAATCAGCGTGAAGTGGCTGCCGGGAAGGGAAGATCATGATGACAGAAATTTTTGGTTATTGCATTGCCCTTTTGCTTTCTTACCTTAGTAGCTTGTGTGAAAATCATGTTCCTCCATCATTTTATGTCGCTGCCATTTAGCACTTCTAGAACTCCTttcatttcattaattttgttattatcattatcatttttTCCTGATGCATCATTTGTGTCACAAGATcaagctctttttctttttgtaaagttCAAAATGGCACTTCAATATTATGTAGGgtatttattttccatttttcaaacttttttgtTCTTCTGTTGGCTTTAGTGATTTTGTTTCTTTGTAGTGAAGAGTACCATTTTTAGGAGGATATATTTATATAGGCATTTCTAAGCTCTAAAACAGTGTTTTGTTGTTGGAGTCATTAACTTATGTGGTCCTAAGTCACTGTTGTACATATTTGTAGTTGtccatatatatgtatgtatgtatgtatagatTCTCGTGGTCTATAATAAATTATGGTACCTTGTTCTGCAATTTGAGCACTCTAACTTCATTACTATTtattcaaaccttgtattaattAATCTTTGCTTTTGCTTTGACTTGTATAGTTTTATCTGCTTCATACGGATGGTAAGCTTTAGATCATTGACCTTGTGTATTGACGTTTTACGGGGTAATGCTATGCTACGGTGAAGTGTGAAGTTTGGTGAAaagtgaaaattaattttttttaataaaaaagcccCACAAAAAATATCATGTTCAatgaaaatgtttttttttttttttttaatttttttgttttttagatttAGTAAAAATCTTTACTCTTTATTCATATTCTACCTTTTATCAAAGAGATTAGTCAAATTACTCTTTTAATGTGCCATCTAGTTAAatgtttgtatttgtatttgtatgacTTATCAGATAATGTGGATTGAATCAAACATTTTTGCTAATGTAACAATATATGTTAGTTATCT
This window contains:
- the LOC112758705 gene encoding U-box domain-containing protein 3 isoform X4 codes for the protein MHIGQTSTTSAKCLINSISRFIHLVSCHTVKPTPLKKNFDNMVSVLKRLKPVLDDVVDHNLLLEENLYRECEELDMLVNEAKELIEKWGPKMSKIRSVLRSGELLIKLQSASLDICRVIVRSLKSPSNASVLSNLQQYMQELQGLKKETAVVYIEEALRNQRNNVQTSNDRLKGIIELLHLTSNQELLKESIAAEKERLNTEVNKMKEELDEINQIVNLVCNLREYVLKFECREVKHGVSIPQYFRCPLSLELMSEPVIVASGQTYERQSIQMWLDHGLTVCPKTHQRLSHTNLIPNYTVKAMIANWCEEHAVKLPNNSKPKSSYHVSTSSDHSFPQDFDPVCSFGSSHSSYSTSKSSPQTGSAFEKQNGDGSFRLSGESNGCRSGDTEKFDHSSPEASCSHSRSESVSSSISSSDYVYPVSKGVSAIPNKHQNVLCREIINEHPANKESGISTRFSGKQSQIPESKIVGVENGNNHRKNNNIINSHTEVDSVPASNLQHDELTTISHVNKLIEDLQSKSNEVQTAAAEELRLLTKNNMENRVIVGKCGAVTPLLSLLYSNVKITQEHAVTALLNLSIYEDNKSLIMEAGAIEPLIHVLKTGNDGAKENSAAALFSLSVIENNKEKIGRSSAVKALVDLLASGTLRGKKDAATALYNLSIFHDNKARIVQAGAVKYLSQLLDPADRMVDKAVALLANLSTIAEGRIEITRQGGIPLLVEILESGSQRGKENAASILFQLCLHSSKFCTLVLQEGAVPPLVALSQSGTTRAKEKAQQLLSHFRNQREVAAGKGRS
- the LOC112758705 gene encoding U-box domain-containing protein 3 isoform X1 — translated: MLHFHWAGQTSTTSAKCLINSISRFIHLVSCHTVKPTPLKKNFDNMVSVLKRLKPVLDDVVDHNLLLEENLYRECEELDMLVNEAKELIEKWGPKMSKIRSVLRSGELLIKLQSASLDICRVIVRSLKSPSNASVLSNLQQYMQELQGLKKETAVVYIEEALRNQRNNVQTSNDRLKGIIELLHLTSNQELLKESIAAEKERLNTEVNKMKEELDEINQIVNLVCNLREYVLKFECREVKHGVSIPQYFRCPLSLELMSEPVIVASGQTYERQSIQMWLDHGLTVCPKTHQRLSHTNLIPNYTVKAMIANWCEEHAVKLPNNSKPKSSYHVSTSSDHSFPQDFDPVCSFGSSHSSYSTSKSSPQTGSAFEKQNGDGSFRLSGESNGCRSGDTEKFDHSSPEASCSHSRSESVSSSISSSDYVYPVSKGVSAIPNKHQNVLCREIINEHPANKESGISTRFSGKQSQIPESKIVGVENGNNHRKNNNIINSHTEVDSVPASNLQHDELTTISHVNKLIEDLQSKSNEVQTAAAEELRLLTKNNMENRVIVGKCGAVTPLLSLLYSNVKITQEHAVTALLNLSIYEDNKSLIMEAGAIEPLIHVLKTGNDGAKENSAAALFSLSVIENNKEKIGRSSAVKALVDLLASGTLRGKKDAATALYNLSIFHDNKARIVQAGAVKYLSQLLDPADRMVDKAVALLANLSTIAEGRIEITRQGGIPLLVEILESGSQRGKENAASILFQLCLHSSKFCTLVLQEGAVPPLVALSQSGTTRAKEKAQQLLSHFRNQREVAAGKGRS
- the LOC112758705 gene encoding U-box domain-containing protein 3 isoform X2 → MLHFHWGQTSTTSAKCLINSISRFIHLVSCHTVKPTPLKKNFDNMVSVLKRLKPVLDDVVDHNLLLEENLYRECEELDMLVNEAKELIEKWGPKMSKIRSVLRSGELLIKLQSASLDICRVIVRSLKSPSNASVLSNLQQYMQELQGLKKETAVVYIEEALRNQRNNVQTSNDRLKGIIELLHLTSNQELLKESIAAEKERLNTEVNKMKEELDEINQIVNLVCNLREYVLKFECREVKHGVSIPQYFRCPLSLELMSEPVIVASGQTYERQSIQMWLDHGLTVCPKTHQRLSHTNLIPNYTVKAMIANWCEEHAVKLPNNSKPKSSYHVSTSSDHSFPQDFDPVCSFGSSHSSYSTSKSSPQTGSAFEKQNGDGSFRLSGESNGCRSGDTEKFDHSSPEASCSHSRSESVSSSISSSDYVYPVSKGVSAIPNKHQNVLCREIINEHPANKESGISTRFSGKQSQIPESKIVGVENGNNHRKNNNIINSHTEVDSVPASNLQHDELTTISHVNKLIEDLQSKSNEVQTAAAEELRLLTKNNMENRVIVGKCGAVTPLLSLLYSNVKITQEHAVTALLNLSIYEDNKSLIMEAGAIEPLIHVLKTGNDGAKENSAAALFSLSVIENNKEKIGRSSAVKALVDLLASGTLRGKKDAATALYNLSIFHDNKARIVQAGAVKYLSQLLDPADRMVDKAVALLANLSTIAEGRIEITRQGGIPLLVEILESGSQRGKENAASILFQLCLHSSKFCTLVLQEGAVPPLVALSQSGTTRAKEKAQQLLSHFRNQREVAAGKGRS
- the LOC112758705 gene encoding U-box domain-containing protein 3 isoform X3: MHIAGQTSTTSAKCLINSISRFIHLVSCHTVKPTPLKKNFDNMVSVLKRLKPVLDDVVDHNLLLEENLYRECEELDMLVNEAKELIEKWGPKMSKIRSVLRSGELLIKLQSASLDICRVIVRSLKSPSNASVLSNLQQYMQELQGLKKETAVVYIEEALRNQRNNVQTSNDRLKGIIELLHLTSNQELLKESIAAEKERLNTEVNKMKEELDEINQIVNLVCNLREYVLKFECREVKHGVSIPQYFRCPLSLELMSEPVIVASGQTYERQSIQMWLDHGLTVCPKTHQRLSHTNLIPNYTVKAMIANWCEEHAVKLPNNSKPKSSYHVSTSSDHSFPQDFDPVCSFGSSHSSYSTSKSSPQTGSAFEKQNGDGSFRLSGESNGCRSGDTEKFDHSSPEASCSHSRSESVSSSISSSDYVYPVSKGVSAIPNKHQNVLCREIINEHPANKESGISTRFSGKQSQIPESKIVGVENGNNHRKNNNIINSHTEVDSVPASNLQHDELTTISHVNKLIEDLQSKSNEVQTAAAEELRLLTKNNMENRVIVGKCGAVTPLLSLLYSNVKITQEHAVTALLNLSIYEDNKSLIMEAGAIEPLIHVLKTGNDGAKENSAAALFSLSVIENNKEKIGRSSAVKALVDLLASGTLRGKKDAATALYNLSIFHDNKARIVQAGAVKYLSQLLDPADRMVDKAVALLANLSTIAEGRIEITRQGGIPLLVEILESGSQRGKENAASILFQLCLHSSKFCTLVLQEGAVPPLVALSQSGTTRAKEKAQQLLSHFRNQREVAAGKGRS